Proteins from a single region of Nerophis ophidion isolate RoL-2023_Sa linkage group LG10, RoL_Noph_v1.0, whole genome shotgun sequence:
- the sypl1 gene encoding synaptophysin-like protein 1 codes for MTGFRLNVSPLKEPLGFVKLVEWLTAIFAFGSCGGFAGRNIVSIFCGDGGNETLNANFQYPFRLSQVPLVEGNSSICDHPVSTTHLVGDSSSSAEFFVGVAVVCFLYCMAALLLYLGYMHVYKNSDLGPILDFVITAAVVFLWLASSSAWAKGLQNVKHATDTAGIADTVALCQGNNITCQVTEFANLRTLNISVVFGYLNMLVWAGNAWFVYKETRWHSQKVATQPGPGRQQVPAAI; via the exons ATGACGGGATTTCGGCTCAACGTGTCCCCTCTGAAGGAGCCCCTGGGCTTCGTCAAGCTGGTGGAGTGG CTGACGGCCATATTTGCCTTCGGAAGCTGCGGCGGCTTCGCGGGCAGGAACATCGTGTCCATCTTCTGCGGCGACGGCGGGAACGAAACGCTCAACGCCAACTTCCAGTACCCCTTCAG GCTGAGCCAGGTGCCGCTGGTGGAGGGAAACAGCAGCATATGTGACCATCCTGTCAGCACCACACACCTGGTGGGAGACTCCTCCTCCTCGGCAGAGTTCTTTGTGGGCGTGGCCGTGGTCTGCTTCCTGTACTGCATGGCGGCCCTCTTGCTGTACTTGGGCTACATGCACGTGTACAAGAACTCGGACCTGGGACCCATCCTG GACTTCGTGATCACGGCGGCCGTGGTGTTCCTGTGGCTGGCGTCTTCGTCCGCCTGGGCCAAGGGGCTTCAGAACGTCAAACACGCCACGGACACGGCGGGCATAGCCGACACCGTGGCGCTGTGCCAGGGGAACAACATCACCTGCCAGGTCACAGAGTTCGCCAACCTGCGGACGCTCAACATCTCAGTG GTGTTCGGCTACCTCAACATGTTGGTGTGGGCCGGCAACGCTTGGTTCGTGTACAAGGAGACGCGCTGGCACTCGCAGAAGGTCGCCACCCAACCAGGACCCGGGAGGCAGCAGGTTCCGGCAGCCATCTAA